In Rhodococcus qingshengii JCM 15477, the sequence CGGTTACCTCACCGACGCTCAGCGCGCCCAGGTGGTGCAGACGGCCATCGGTCACGTCGGCGGCCAGGTACCGGTCCTCGTCGGAGTGAACGACATGACCACCAACCGGGTCATCGCCGTTGCCGAGCAGGCGCGTGAAGCGGGCGCGGATGCCATCGTCGCGACGGCGCCGTTCTACGCGATCACCGATGCAGCCGAGACGGCAACGCATTTCCGCTCCATCCACGCCGCAGTGGATCTTCCGTTGTTCGCCTACGACGTCCCGGTTCGTGTCCACAGCAAGCTCAGCCCGGCAATGCTGGTCGAGCTCGGTCGCGAGGGAGTCATCGCCGGCGTGAAGGATTCGAGCGGCGACGACGTCAGTTTCCGTATGTTGCTCCGTCAGTCGGCCGGGCTCGAAAACTTCGCCGTCTTCACCGGGCACGAGGTAGTCGTCGACGGATGCCTGCTGATGGGTGCTTCGGGCGCAGTGCCCGGCCTGGCCAACGTGGACCCGCACGGCTACGTACGACTGTGGCGCGCTGCGCAGGCAGGAGACTGGGCCGCAGCTAAGGCCGAGCAGGATCGACTCACCGAACTGTTCTCCATCGTCGAGGCGCCGACACCGGGTCGCGTCAGTGCCGGTGCCGCGGGTCTGGGCGCGTTCAAGACGGCTCTGGCCCTGCGCGGCGTCATCACCGGCAACACGATGTGCGCGCCGATGCTCTCGCTCGACGAGTCCGAGACCGCAACGATCAAGGTCGTTCTGGAACAGGCCGGGCTCCTCTGACATGACATCTGGGCAGAAGCGATGGATCGGTATCGACATCGGCGGCACCAAAGTGGCTGCCGCGGTGGTGACGTCCGACGGAGACGTGATCGACACCGTTCGTGCGGCAACACCGACGGCGGGTAGGGAAGCCGTTCTCGGGACCGCTACCGCGTTGATCGACCGTCTGAGGGCGAATCACACGGTAGCCGGAATCGGAGTCGGTGCACCGGGAATCATCGATCGGGTGCGTGGCCGCGTCGTCTTCGCCTCCGACATTCTGTCTGGATGGAGTGGCGCCGAGGTTCGCGGAGAACTCGAGGCACACTCAGGCCTACCGGTGACGGTGGACAACGACGTGCGCGCGATGGCTCACGGCGAGAACATGATCGGCGCCGGTCGCGGTCGAACCTCTGCACTGTTCGTCTCGATCGGTACCGGAATCGGTGGCGCGTTGACCGTGGGCGGTCAGCTGTACCACGGTGCCCACGGAACAGCCGGCGAGCTCGCGCATCTGTTGGTTCCGGTCTCCGGGGCGATAGGTTGCGGTTGCGGCAGAACCGATCACCTCGAGGCAGTCGCGTCTGGCCCGGCGATGGCAGCCGAGTACGCAGCGCGGGCGGGTGTGCCCACTCAACCGTTACAGGCAGTGGTGGCGCTCATGCACTCGGGCGATCCGATCGCCCGTGCCGTGGTCTCCGACGCCGGTACTCTGCTGGGCCGCGTCCTGGCCGGCATCGCGACTGCATTCGATCCCGAGGTGATCGTCATCGGCGGCGGCGCAGCCCAGATCGGAGCCGACCTCCTGTCTCCGCTGACGTCCGCTTTCCGGGTGGAAGCGATGGGCCCCATTGCCGAAACCGCCATTCTTCCTGCTCGTTTGGGCACCGATGCGCCGCTCGTCGGCGCTGCGCTCCTGGCCGCCGCAACACGAATCGAGGTAACACCGTGACTGTCGAAGAATTGCTCACGATCATCAGCGGGAAGCTGATCGTGTCCTGTCAGGCCGGACACGGCCATGCCCTGCGCGACACCGGGACCATCGAGAGGATGGCCCGCGCTGCGGTCGACGGGGGAGCGGTGGCTATCCGCTGCGGCGGTGTGGGCGGAACCCCGGATGTCGCAGCAGTCGTGTCGGCAGTGAAGGTACCGGTGATCGGTTTGACGAAGATCGGCTCGGAGGGCGTGTTCATCACGCCGACAAGGGAATCAGCCCTCGAAGTCGTGGATTCGGGTGCGCAGATCGTGGCTGCCGACGCCACGCTGCGACCTCGTCCGGATGGGCTGACCTTTGCCGACACCGTCGACGCGGTCCATGATCGCGGCGGCCTCGTCATGGCCGACTGTGGAACACTCGAGGACGGCGTCGCTGCCGCCGCGGCGGGCGCCGACGTCATCTCCAGCACACTGGCGGGATACACCGAGAACAGCCGACGGCTGGCCGGCCCGGACCTGGAACTGATCTCGGAACTGCGGCAGGCACTTCCAGATGCAGTCCTCATTGCCGAGGGGCGATACCACAGCCCGGAGGATGCGGCACGCGCCATCGCCCTGGGTGCAGACTCGGTGGTTGTCGGAACCGCAATCACGGATCCGGCGTTCATCACGTCGAAATTCGCAGCCGCAGTATCGGGC encodes:
- a CDS encoding dihydrodipicolinate synthase family protein — translated: MSTETTTFSGIVPPIVTPLTLEGEIDTTSLERLLSLQIEAGVDGLFVLGSSGEVGYLTDAQRAQVVQTAIGHVGGQVPVLVGVNDMTTNRVIAVAEQAREAGADAIVATAPFYAITDAAETATHFRSIHAAVDLPLFAYDVPVRVHSKLSPAMLVELGREGVIAGVKDSSGDDVSFRMLLRQSAGLENFAVFTGHEVVVDGCLLMGASGAVPGLANVDPHGYVRLWRAAQAGDWAAAKAEQDRLTELFSIVEAPTPGRVSAGAAGLGAFKTALALRGVITGNTMCAPMLSLDESETATIKVVLEQAGLL
- a CDS encoding ROK family protein: MTSGQKRWIGIDIGGTKVAAAVVTSDGDVIDTVRAATPTAGREAVLGTATALIDRLRANHTVAGIGVGAPGIIDRVRGRVVFASDILSGWSGAEVRGELEAHSGLPVTVDNDVRAMAHGENMIGAGRGRTSALFVSIGTGIGGALTVGGQLYHGAHGTAGELAHLLVPVSGAIGCGCGRTDHLEAVASGPAMAAEYAARAGVPTQPLQAVVALMHSGDPIARAVVSDAGTLLGRVLAGIATAFDPEVIVIGGGAAQIGADLLSPLTSAFRVEAMGPIAETAILPARLGTDAPLVGAALLAAATRIEVTP
- a CDS encoding N-acetylmannosamine-6-phosphate 2-epimerase — translated: MTVEELLTIISGKLIVSCQAGHGHALRDTGTIERMARAAVDGGAVAIRCGGVGGTPDVAAVVSAVKVPVIGLTKIGSEGVFITPTRESALEVVDSGAQIVAADATLRPRPDGLTFADTVDAVHDRGGLVMADCGTLEDGVAAAAAGADVISSTLAGYTENSRRLAGPDLELISELRQALPDAVLIAEGRYHSPEDAARAIALGADSVVVGTAITDPAFITSKFAAAVSGAERSRV